Part of the Candidatus Palauibacter australiensis genome, CGGCCGCGCGCGATCCCGGCCTTCAAGCGCTGGTTCGGTCGCGGCAAGCGCCGGGTCGGCTACTACCGGCTGCGCGACGGGCTGCGGAACCGGGCGCGGGAGCCTCGGTTCCTCCGGTCGCTGCGGCCTACCGATGTCTTCCTCGTGGGGCACCCGAAGTCGGGGAACACCTGGCTCGCGTACATGCTGGCGGTGTTTCTGTCCGACGATCGCGAGGGAGAGGTGAACCTCTACAACATCGGCGACTACGTGCCGTTCGTACACGGCCGCGACCACGCGATCGCCGCCTGGGACCACCTCCCGGACCCGAGGTTTTTCCGCAACGAGTATCCCCGCTATCCCCACCGCTATCCCGGAACCCTCTATCTCGTGCGCGACCCACGGGCGGTCCTGGTCTCCTTCCGGCACATGTTCGCGACGATGTTCGACGACCGTGACATGACGCTCTCGAGGTTCGTGGACGGCTACCTGTCCGGCGGCGCCCCGTTCGACGCCTGGCACCGGCACCTGAAGCGATGGGACCGGCAGGTCGCGGCCGCGCTCCAACGCGCGGAGGACGGCGAGCGGATCTGCATCGTGCGTTACGAGGATCTCGCCGCCGATCGCGAGGCCGCGCTAAGCCGCGTGGCGCATTTCATCGGAGCGATTCCTGCGGGAGACGTTCCCGCGGGAACGTCCGCGCGGCTTTCCCGGGCTGCGGCGCGCGGATCGTTCGAGGCGATGCGGGACCTGGAGGCACGTCACGGCGCGGAGGCGTACGCCGGGCGCGCCCGCGGGGAAGGACGGTTCATTCGCAGGGGACAGGCGGAGGGTTGGAAGGATGAGATGGACCCCGCGGACGCGGCCCGGATCGAAGCCGCGTTCGGCTCCGTCATGGAGCGCGCGGGATACGTGACGTGAAGGCGCGCGGCGGCCCCGGCATCGCGATCATCGTCTCGACCTACGAGCGGCCCGACGCCCTCGACGCGGTCCTGCGGAGTCTCGCCGAACAGACGTACCGCCGGTTCGAGATCGTCGTGGCGGACGACGGTTCCGGCCCGGACACGCGCGAACTCGTTGCGCGGCGCGTGGAGGAATCCGACCTCAAGCTGGGGCTCGTCCGGCAGGAGAACCGGGGGTATCGGCTGGCCGCGATCCGGAACCGTGCGGCCGCCGCGACCGGACAGCCGTATCTCGTCTTTCTCGACGGCGACTGCCTCGTGCGGCCCGACTATGTGGAGAGGCACGCCCGGCTCGCCGAGCCGGGGCACTTCGTCCACGGCAGCCGAGTGCGGCTCGACCCCGGACTCTCGCGGTTCGCGATCGCGCGGAAGGCGACGGCAATCGAGCGCTGGAGCGCCGTCCGCTGGCTCAGCGAATGGCTCCGGGGACGCGTCGACCGGTTCACGCCGCTGCTGCGCGTGCCGCTGGGACCTCTGCGCCGGATGTCGCCCCGGCGGTGGCGTGGCGTAAAGGGATGCAATCTCGCCCTATGGCGCTCGGACCTCCTGGCGGTGAACGGGTTCGACGAGGGCTTCCAGGGGTGGGGGTTCGAGGACAACGATCTCGTCGTCCGTCTCATCCGGAACGGGGTGCGACGCAAGGAGGGCCGCTATGCCGTCCCGGTTCTGCACCTCTGGCACAAGTCGCGCCCACCCGACCCCGCCAGTCGCGAACGCTTCGAACGCCGGCTCCGCTCCAACGCGGTCCACGCCGAACACGGCATCGATCGCTACATGTGAGCCGCGGGTCGCGGGCCCTTCCGGATCCCGTGCTCCGTCCAGTCGCGCCCACACGAACCCCGGAAGATGCGGAGCGGCCGCGGCACGCCGCGGGTTTCGGCGCGCAGTCGTTCGTTCATCGCCTGCGCTTCGGGATCGAGCCAGGGCCGGTCGTGTTCCACGTGCGCGCACACCGCCCGATGTCGGGCCTGGATGGGGCGAATCCCGGCGTTGCGGAGCCGCTCGCCGAGTTCCCGATCCTCGACCGGGTACGTCATGCGTTCGTCGAAGCCGTTCACGCGCAGGAGGTCGGTCTTCCAGGCCGACGCGTTGTGCCCGTTCCACGTCGCTCGCGTAGTGGTCAGGCGATCGAGCCACGCGGCGCGGCGCGCCGAGCGGCCGAGTTTGCTCCGATCCCGTCTCCGGCTCAGCGCTCCCGTCTCATGGAGCCACGGCCACTCGAACAGCGAACCGTCCAGGACATCGCCTCTCTCGATCCGTGTCCCGGCTGCGCTCGAAAGGCGAACTCTCCCGCCCGAAACGAAGCGCCCGAGCCTTGCGAGCCGCGCGTGGGTATCCACG contains:
- a CDS encoding sulfotransferase domain-containing protein codes for the protein MNRPPRLDPPRVRPRAIPAFKRWFGRGKRRVGYYRLRDGLRNRAREPRFLRSLRPTDVFLVGHPKSGNTWLAYMLAVFLSDDREGEVNLYNIGDYVPFVHGRDHAIAAWDHLPDPRFFRNEYPRYPHRYPGTLYLVRDPRAVLVSFRHMFATMFDDRDMTLSRFVDGYLSGGAPFDAWHRHLKRWDRQVAAALQRAEDGERICIVRYEDLAADREAALSRVAHFIGAIPAGDVPAGTSARLSRAAARGSFEAMRDLEARHGAEAYAGRARGEGRFIRRGQAEGWKDEMDPADAARIEAAFGSVMERAGYVT
- a CDS encoding glycosyltransferase, encoding MKARGGPGIAIIVSTYERPDALDAVLRSLAEQTYRRFEIVVADDGSGPDTRELVARRVEESDLKLGLVRQENRGYRLAAIRNRAAAATGQPYLVFLDGDCLVRPDYVERHARLAEPGHFVHGSRVRLDPGLSRFAIARKATAIERWSAVRWLSEWLRGRVDRFTPLLRVPLGPLRRMSPRRWRGVKGCNLALWRSDLLAVNGFDEGFQGWGFEDNDLVVRLIRNGVRRKEGRYAVPVLHLWHKSRPPDPASRERFERRLRSNAVHAEHGIDRYM
- a CDS encoding glycosyltransferase; this translates as MSGEPPALSVILSTYNAPDELERTLRGYSVQTCEEFEVVVADDGSGAETRDRIEHLRSSTGLAISHVWQEDDGFRKCRILNRAIVEARGDYLILSDGDCIPRHDFVDTHARLARLGRFVSGGRVRLSSAAGTRIERGDVLDGSLFEWPWLHETGALSRRRDRSKLGRSARRAAWLDRLTTTRATWNGHNASAWKTDLLRVNGFDERMTYPVEDRELGERLRNAGIRPIQARHRAVCAHVEHDRPWLDPEAQAMNERLRAETRGVPRPLRIFRGSCGRDWTEHGIRKGPRPAAHM